TTAAATATCTTATAGCTTTCTCTAACCTAGCATGATAATCCTCAACATTTATGGCTTTAATACAAGGACCTAAACATAATTTTATATGGTATTTTAAACAAGCTCTATCTTTTTTATCTGTTGTTATTACCTTTTTACAGGTTCTTAGCTTAAATACTTTACTAAGCACATCAACTAAGTTTCGAACTGCCCATGAATTTGGAAAAGGCCCAAAATAAGTTGATTTATCTTTACTTACTTTATAAGCTGACTCTAAGCGAGGATAAAGCAGATTTTTATTAATTTTAATATATAAAAAGTGTTTATTATCAGGTATACGGATATTGTATTTGGGTTGATGTTTTTGAATTAAAATACTTTCAAGCACCAACGCCTCTATCTCGGTATCTGTAACAATATACTCAAAGTCATATATATTAGATACTAACTCTTGAGTTTTGGGGTCATGGCTATGAAAAGAATTAAAATAGGAGCGTACTCTATTTTTAAGATTAACGGCCTTACCTACATATATGATTTTGCCATCACAATTTTTCATTATATAGGAACCAGGCATGTCTGGTAAAAGTTTTAGTTTATCTCTAATTAGCTGACTCATTTATTTAGCTCCTAGCTATTCTAGTAATATCAATTTTAATTATAACACTTTTAATTATAAAGGGGACAGCTCATTCAAATAAGCGCCCCCTAAATATTATTACTTTAGTATTTTTTTAAGAAATTGGCCGGTATAAGAGTGCTCTATATTAGCTACCTGCTCAGGTGTACCTGTGGCTATAATTAAACCACCATTCTCTCCACCCTCTGGGCCTAGATCTATAATATAATCTGCACATTTAATAACATCTAAATTATGCTCTATCACTACCACTGTATTACCACCATCAGCTAGTCTTTGTAAAACAGTCAATAACTTAGATATATCATCCATATGCAAACCAGTTGTTGGCTCGTCCAAAATATAAATAGTTTTTCCCGTTGCTCGTTTGCTTAGTTCAGTGGCTAGTTTAATACGCTGAGCCTCACCACCAGACAATTGGGTAGCAGGTTGACCTAAATGAAGATAGCCTAAGCCAACATCCTGTAATGTTTGCAGCTTTTTAGCAATACGAGGAACATTTTTAAAGAACTCTAAAGCTTGATCTACGGTCATTTCTAACACATCTGCTATTGACTTATCTTTATATAAAACTTGAAGAGCCTCTCTATTATAACGTTTTCCTCCACAAACCTCACAAGGTACATATACATCTGGTAAAAAATGCATCTCAATTTTAATTATGCCATCACCTTTACAAGCCTCGCAGCGACCACCTTTTATATTAAAGCTAAAGCGACCTTTTTTATAACCCCTCATTTTAGCTAATGAGGTTTCTGCATAAAGATCCCTAATTATATCAAATGTTTTGGTATAGGTTGCAGGATTACTTCTGGGTGTTCTGCCAATGGGAGACTGATCTATTTCAATTACCTTGTCTAAATATTCTAAACCCTCAATACTAATATGTTTGCCAGGAAACAATTTGCTTCTGTTTAAATTACGAGACAATGATTTATACAGTATTTGATTAACTAACGACGATTTGCCTGAGCCAGATACCCCAGTTACGCAGGTGAATAATCCTAGAGGAATACTAACATCAATATCTTTAAGGTTATTTTCACTTGCACCTACAACAGTAAGCCATTTACCATTAGGTTGTCTTCTCTCGCTAGGTGTGGTAATTTGCATTTTTCCTGATAAATACTGACCAGTTATTGAACCCTCAATCTTTTTTATTTCATCAAGGGTTCCTGCTGCAATAATCTCTCCACCATGCAAACCAGCTCTTGGACCAATATCAATTATATAATCCGCTTCTTGCATGGTTTCTTCGTCATGCTCTACTATTATTAAGGTATTACCAAGATTTTTTAGCCTTTTTAGGGTTTGAATTAACCGGCTATTATCTCGTTGATGTAAACCAATACTAGGTTCGTCTAAAATATATACAACTCCTGTTAAGCCAGATCCTATTTGGGTTGCTAGCCTAATTCGCTGAGCCTCACCACCAGATAAAGTTCCTGCTTTTCTACTTAGAGTTAAATAATCTAAACCAACGTTATTTAAAAAATTAAGCCGTGCTTTAATCTCCTTAATAATTTGATTACCGATAAACTCTTGTTTCTCAGTCAAATTAAATTCATTAAAGGCTTTAAGAGCTTTTTTTATTGATAAATTAGTTATATCTGCAATGTTATATTTATCTACTAACACAGCTAAACTCTCATTACGTAATCTTTTTCCTTTACACTTGGCACAAGGAGTTAAGCTCATATACTGCTCTAGTGACTCTCTATTCTCGGAGCCCTCTTCATAGCGACGCTCTAAATAATTAATAACTCCTTCAAAGTAAGTTTCGTAGTTTCTTACTCCACCGTGAATAAACTTATATTTCATTTTAATTTTCACTTTATTATTACCATAAAGCATTAAATCTTTATCTTTTTCGCTAAGCTCTTTCCACGGTTTATTTAAGTCTATGCCAAAGGTTTTTTTAACACCCTTCAGTAGTTGGGGATAATAATTTGTATTCTTTAGGTTCCACGGGGTTATAGCTCCCTCATTAATTGATAGACTATCATCTAAAATAACCTTATTAGGGTCAACCTCTCTTTTATAACCTAAACCGCTACACTCACTACAAGCTCCAAAGGGGCTGTTAAATGAAAACATCCGAGGCTCAAGTTCACCCAAGCTAAATCCACAATGAGGGCATGCATATCTGGTGCTATAAAGCTGTTCTTCTTGATCTATTACGTCTATTATCACTAAATCATTACCTAGTTTTAAGGCCGTTTCAAGAGAGTCTGTTAACCGCTGCTTTATGCCATCCTTAATAACTAATCTGTCAACAATAACTGCTATGTTGTGTTTTTTGTTTTTCTCTAAAACTATTTCTTCTTCCAGTTGGTATACCTTTTTATCTATACGTACCCTTACATAACCCTCTCGCCTTAAATCAGCTAACAGATTTAAGTGCTGTCCCTTTTTTCCTCTTACTACTGGCGCTAACACCTGAAACCTAGTTTGCTCGGGGATTTTTAATATTTTATCTACTATTTGTTGAACTGTTTGCTGAGTTATTGGTCCATGACCATTAGGACAATGTGGAACTCCAATACGGGCATATAAAAGTCTTAAATAATCGTAAATTTCAGTTACAGTTCCCACTGTAGATCTGGGGTTTCTGCTGGTTGTTTTTTGATCAATTGATATGGCTGGTGACAATCCTTCAATAGAATCAACATCTGGCTTTTTCATTTGTCCTAAAAACTGCCGAGCATAAGCAGATAAAGACTCAACATAACGCCTTTGACCCTCGGCGTAAATAGTATCAAAAGCCAAAGAGCTCTTACCTGAGCCACTTAATCCTGTAATAACAACCAAGTTATCACGCGGTATTTCAACATCTATGTTTTTTAAGTTATGCTCACGAGCACCCCTTATTACAATTTTTTTTTGAGCCACTAAACATACCTCCACATCAATTTTAGATATGATAAAATTATCTATAATTAACTTGTTAATTTATCGAACATACATTCGCTTTATGCAATATTCTTATTATAGATAAAAAAAACAGATGTGACAAGCATTGTTTAAAATATTATTTTAACATTGCGTAAATATGTTGGGTTTAAAACCAAACAAACAAGGTAAAAGTGCACAAATGCAAGGCTTAAATAGTATAGCCTTAAATTAGTAACAGATTATAAAACAACACCTCATACGGAAAAGAACGCGGGTAACCATAATCGGCTAACGCGTTCCTTTATTTATGTCTTAATTTGTTAATTCCTATTTCCGCTATTGAATACAGTTCAATAATTATGTAAAAGCCCAAAATACTAAATTTTTATTTTTTTAGTATTCTCTTTAAAGTTTTAACATCTAACAACAAGTTTACTGTCTCAAATTTACCTTTATAAAACACAGCCCAGTTATTAAAAACACAAGGTAACTGCTTTGCTTTTTGGAGCGTATCCACCTGAATTAAAGATACAGGAACGTTATTTATTTCACAATACTGTTTTATCATCTCGATATTTTGATAAACATATGGGCATTGCATATCATAATAAATTGTTAGTTCTTCACTTTCGATTTCTTGGTTTTTAACATTCTGTGCAAACCTTGGCTCTGATCCATCAAGAGACAGTGCCAGCAACTCATATCCATAATCTGTAGTATCAACAACCTCAAAAGCAAACTTTTTTGCAAACGATTGGTTAGAAAGCCATGATTTTTGCCTTTTTGCTCCTAACATACAAATGCCTGATTTACCCTTTTCTTTGGCATCAGCTATACAGTACTGCATCAGTGATTTTGCATATCCTTTTCCTTTGTAACTACCAGAAACCCATAAACAATACACATAATAATAGTTATCACCAGTTATGGGAACCCAAGCAGTTTCTAGGGGAGCATATTCAATAAAAACTGTAGCTCTTGCATTTAACTTTCTAAAGACATGTCCTTCATTTAGTCGGTCAGCAAGCCATTGTCGCTTTGAGTCAATACCTTGATGAAACTTTTTGCTGCGAATAATGCAACATAAATGCTCATCAAAAAGGTTATCTGTTGTTAAGTTAATAAAATCATTACTCATGTGTACCCTCACTTCAAACTGTGATTCTTCTTTTAGTATTTCACCTTATAAACTGAACATAAAAAAAATCAATTTAATCGAAAAACTTACCTTTATAAAAATTCTCATTACCAAGGTTTTTTGCTGTTAGTCTAAACCTAACACAGCCATCTGGACATACAATATCCTTGCTGTATTTACTATTTCCGCCAACGTTCTCTAAATCTCCACCACTTCTAACAGCCTCCATAATTGGGTACATCATCATCATTACTTTGGAGCAGATACCCTGCCCATCTGCATTTACAGGACACCCATAGGTACAGGTATATTTATCTCCGATTTCTTCGCCGTTTCGACAATAACGCTCCGTGTGTTCACTACGAAGAAATCCTACCACCTCAATTTCCCATTCGTATTCCTCATTATACCATTTTTTCATAATTAACCTCCAACTTTAGATTTTATCTAACACCTTATATCTTAGTACCAAAACAATTTGCAGTTGATCCGTTTTGGCTTTTTATCCTACTACTTATTTTTCAGAAGTCTCGTATCGTGCTTATTGTTATCTGAGTTTTTTTCTCTTCTTAATATCCCTAATTAAATCTCTAAGCTCCGAGGCTTTTTCAAACTCTAGTTCTTTAGCTGCCTGTAACATCTCTTGCTCTAAGTTCATTATTAACTGTTTAGCATCCAAACGACTTAAGCGCTTTATGCTCTTAGTAGAAAGGTAATCAGCTTGCTCCTCTGCTACTTTTGAAACCTTTAACAAACCCCTTACTGACTTTTTAATTGTTTGAGGAGTGATATTATGCTCTTGATTGTAGTTAACCTGAATATTACGCCGACGATTAGTTTCATTAATTGCTCGTTCCATTGAGCCAGTCATTCGATCGGCATACATTATAACCTTACCATTAGAGTTTCGGGCTGCCCTACCAATAGTTTGCACTAAGGAGGTCTCCGACCTTAAAAAGCCTTCTTTATCGGCATCTAATATTGTTACTAAAGAAACCTCTGGTATGTCTAGCCCCTCTCTTAAGAGGTTTATACCAATTAAAATGTCATAAGCACCAACTCTTAAGTCTCTAATTAGCTCCATACGTTCAATAGCATCTATATCATGGTGGAGATATTTCACTCGTAAACCTTGCTCTTTAAAGTAGTCTGTTAAATCTTCAGCCATTCGTTTTGTGAGAGTTGTGACTAATACCCGTTCTTCTTTAGCAATAGTTTTTAGTATTTCACTATATAAATCATCTATTTGACCATCAATTGGTCGAACCTCTATCATAGGATCAATTAATCCTGTTGGTCTAATTATTTGCTCTACAAGTTTTTGCTTTTTCTCTAATTCATAAGGCCCCGGTGTGGCTGATACATAAATGACTTGTTTTAGTCTTTCCACCAACTCTTCAAATTTTAATGGCCTATTGTCTACAGCACTTGGCAACCTAAAGCCATGGTCTACTAGAGTCATTTTACGTGATCTGTCTCCAAAGTACATACCCCTTGCTTGCGGCATAGACACATGAGACTCATCAACTACCATTAAAAAATCATCAGGAAAATAGTCTATAAGTGTATAAGAAGGATCACCCTCTTTTCGACCATCTAAATGGCGTGAGTAGTTCTCTATACCTTTGCAAAAACCTAGCTCTCTTATCATCTCTAAATCATAGCGAGTTCTTTGCTCGAGTCTTTGTGCCTCTAACAACTTGCCAGCATCTCTCATATTTTTAAGCTGCACTTCTAATTCTGCCTCTATATCAATAGCAGCACGCTCTATATTTTCTTCGGAGGTTACAAAGTGAGACTTAGGGTAAATGGCAACGTGATTACGGTCTGCCATTATTTCACCTGTTAGGCTATTAATTTCGGTTATACGCTCTATTTCATCACCCCAAAACTCTACTCTAATAGCTATTTCGTTATTAGAAGCAGGAAAAACCTCTAAAATATCGCCCCGTACTCTAAAGGTACCACGCTGAAAATTCATATCGTTTCTAGTATATTGAATGTCTACCAAATGACGCAATATTTCATCTCTACTGCGTACCATACCAGGCCTTAAAGACAAGGCTAATTTATAATAGTACTCGGGGGAACCAAGACCGTAAATGCATGATATTGAGGCTACAATAATTACATCTCTTCGCTCAGATAATGCAGAGGTGGCTGAGTGACGAAGTTTATCTATTTCATCGTTAATTGAGGCATCTTTTTCAATATAGGTATCAGTGCTAGGAACATAGGCCTCTGGCTGATAATAATCATAATAACTAACAAAATACTCTACCGCATTATTAGGAAAAAACTCTTTAAATTCACTACATAGTTGAGCGGCTAGGGTTTTATTATGAGCTAAAACCAAGGTTGGTCTCTGAACTTTTTCTATTACATTTGCTATAGTATAAGTTTTACCTGAGCCTGTTACACCCAATAAAACCTGATGTTTTAAACCATCATTTAGGCCATTTGCTAACTCATTAATGGCATTTGGTTGATCTCCTTTAGGTGTATACTGCGAAACCAACTTAAATTTATTCTCACTCATATAATCCCCTCCTGCTCCATTTACTATATTAAGTATATCAAAAAACTACAAAAATCTTTTACTGCTACACAAATACATGTTTAACCTCACATGCTATAGTCTTTTGACTATACACAAACTAGTGTTTGCTGTCAAGTATTATATCCAATGTGTTTTATAGTAAAATTTTTAAGCTTTAAAGAGTTAGGTAAATTACTTTAAATAAAATAATAGCCTAAAATCCACAAGCATTATTGTAAATTTTAGGCTATATATGTTTATGTTAATCTTAATTTTTACTAGTTTGAATTATCTCTTTTTAACATAATTCATAGGATTTGATGGTGTTCCATTGTTTCTTATCTCAAAGTGTAAATGTGGACCAGTACTTAAACCTGTTATACCACACTTAGAAATAAGTTGTCCCTTTGATACAACTTGTCCTTTTTTAACTAAGAGCTTGCTGTTATGGGCGTATAATGAAGATTTTCCATTACCATGGTTAATTACTACTGCTAAACCGTAGTTTCCGTAACTACCTGAGTGAACTACTGTGCCACCATCAGAAGCATAAATATTTTTCCCATAGCCAATTCCAATATCAATACCTCTGTGGAAGCTTCTTTTACCTGTAACAGGGTGATTTCTGTAACCAAATGGCGAAGTAACCCATGTTGTACCAGGAGTTGGCCAAGTAAACTTACCAGTACCAACTGAGCTTGGTTCTCCCATGGCTTGTAGCTCTTTTTCTAACTTTTTAGAGGTCTCTTCTAAATCGTTAAGAGCTTTTTCAAATTCTTTCTTATCTTCTTTTAAAGACTTCATTAAGGCATTACGTTGAGCAGAACGAGTTTGATACTCGGTTCTACGGCACTCAACTGTTTCTCTTTGTAATTCCATAGCCTGCTTAGCTTCTTCTAAACTCTTTTTTTCTGCTTCTAGCTGCACTCGTTTATCGCTTATCTCTTTTATTAACTCTCTATCTACAGTGATAAGTTTACGCATCATAGTGTATCTGCTTAAAAAGTCAGCTAAACTTTCTGATTTAAACAATATTGAAACATAACTTAAAGAACTATATTTATAAATTGCTTGTACACGGCCACCCAATAAATCTTCACGTTCTTTTAAATTCTCTAATTCTTGGTCTAATGCTTGCTCGCTATTTGATATTGAAGTTTCTAATTCAACTATTTTTTCTTCTAAAACATTTATTTTGCGTTCAGTTTCGGTTATTTGACTATTTAATTTTTTAAGCTGATAAGCAGTTGCTTTTTGTTTATTGTCATTTGCATCAATTTTATCTTTAAGACTTGATAAGTCATTTTTTGCATCCATTAATTCCTTTTGTAATTGCCCTGCATCTTTAGCCTCTGTTATGGTAACTTGCATGACTAATAATACTACTATTAAAATTACTGACAACTTTTTTAGTTTACCCATTCTATTATTCCTTTCGTTTTATTAGTCACTAAAGTTTAAGAAACTTTCTCATTGATATTGTACTACCAAAGATACCTAAGAATGATCCCCCAATTGCTAAAAATACCCAAAGTTGAGTGTTGATTGTAGCTGTTGGCACAACCTGAACATACTGTATAAGCCCTGAAAACCACAAGGAAAACTGCTTATAAGCATAAACCAAGATGCCTCCTGCAACTAAAGAGCCAAACAAGCCAATGAGCCAGCCCTCTAAAATAAATGGCCATCTAATATACCAATTTGTAGCACCAACATATCGCATAATGGTTATTTCATCACTTCTCATTAATACGGTTAATCTTATTGTATTAAAGATTACAAAAGTCGAAGCTACAGCTACAGCTATGGCTAAGCCTATACCTATCATTCTTATTACATTTGTAACATTGATTATATCTGCGATATACTCTTTACCGTATACGATATCTTTAATGCCTTTAAATTCTTTAAGCGCTTCTGCAACTATAGATATTTGGGCTGAATCTTTAACAGTTATATCGTAGACATCCGGAATCATTTCATATAAATCTAAACCATCTAAAACCTCGGAATTATCACCAAATTGCCGTTTAAGTAGATTAATCCCAGCATCTTTATCTACATATATTACTTCATTAACCATTGGATGTATTCTTATGCGTTCTTCCAGCAAAGCCTTACTATCTAAAGCTATTCCATCTTCTAAAAATATTTTTATCACAAGTTCAGACTCTACTTGATCCACAAAGCAGTTCACATTAGAGATTAATAACACAACTGTACCAGCAATTAGCAAACAAACCATTACCGTTGAAATAGCCGCCGTCGACATCCAGCTATTTCTAATTAGGTTTCTAAATGCCGTTTTAAGATGATTACCCATTTTGTAAAACACTGCTGTATCCTCCTCTAGCATCATCTCTAACAAGTCGACCTTTATTAATCATAATTACTCTTCGTTGCATTTTATTCACAATATCTTTATCATGCGTTGCCATCACTACTGTTGTTCCTGCATTATTTATGCGTGAAAATAAGCTCATAACAGACCTAGTCATATCTGGGTCTAGATTTCCAGTAGGTTCATCAGCCAAAATTAGCAAAGGCCAGTTGGCTATTGCTCTACCAATAGCTGTACGCTGTTGCTCACCACCAGAAAGCTGTTTTGGATAAGCAGATTTTCGATGAGTCATTTCAATTATCTTTAATACCTCATCGACCCTTTTATTTACCTTATCTTTTGGTAACCCAATAACCTGTAAGGAATAGGCAATGTTATCAAACACAGATAAGTTAGGGAGCAGTTTAAAATCCTGAAACACTATCCCCATTTTTCTTCTTATATAAGGAATTTTTCTTAATCTTAAGCGAGAGGTATCGGTACCATTAAAATAAATAGAACCAGTAGTAGGCCTCTCTTCACAGGATATTAATCTAAGAAGTGTAGATTTACCTGCACCATTTGGTCCAACTAAAAATACAAAATCTCCTTTTTTAATATTCATACTAAGATCATCAATCGCTTTAACATTTTTAGAATATGATTTCTCTACATTTTTAAATACAAGCACTTTTAACCCTCCGGCTTAAATCTTAGTTGATAACATTATTCTTAATAAGCAAAATAAAATTTACAAAACAGTTATTGATAAACCACAAATAAACAAATCAAAGCTTAAATTGACTTGCTTATTATTTGCTTAGCGAAATATAGAACATCTAGTAATATTTTATCAAAATATGTCTACTTATAATTTAATGGTTTAAAGCAAATTTAGCAAGTAAAATTTAGGCTTTGTTATCAAATTTTAATATATAAACTCAAAAACAATCAAAAAAAATGTTAAGCAACCCTTAGACCTAGGCACTTAACATTTTGTTCGACTTATTTTTACTTTTTTTGTTATTTTAATTTAGTTGTAAAATTTACAATTATTCTTTAAAAAATTTACCTATCATAAAGCTTTGTAATAAATCAATTATATTTTTAGTTACCACAGCTAGTATTTTTTGTCCCTTTTCAGCACTGGCTTTAGTTGCATCCCCCGTTATTGCATTCTCCATACTTTTATAAGCCAAGTCAGCAGTGTATATTTTACCAATTGTTTCATTTTTGTTTGTTGGCGCATATTGCATGTCAACAAACTCTGGGGTAATTGCTAACATTACAGATGTCTCATCCTCACCTGCATGTCCACGGCTTTCACATATCTCTAATATATCCGACATATAATCAGACCACCAATTAACAACAAGCACGTTTGCACCATGGTCTGCCATATGTTGAGCAGCTATCCTTAATGCAGGACCATTACCACCGTGCCCGTTTAATAGTACAATATTATCGATTCCCCATGTTAAAAATCCATTTCCTATTTCCTCTATATAACAAGCCATTGTTTCATTACTTATATTAACAGTACCAGGAAAAACACCTAAACCCCAAGAGCTACCATAATTAACTGTAGGTGCTACAAAAATTTTATCATCTAATTCATTGTTGATATTTTCAACTAATTTATTAGGTATTATAAAATCAGTTCCTAACGGACAATGTGGTCCATGAGCCTCAAAGGTACCAATAGGTATTATAACGGTATTGACCGTTTCTTGAAATTTAATAAATTTATGCATATTTAAAGTTGATAAGAACATTGTATTGCCTCCTATTCATATAATTTAGTAGCTATACTTCTAGCCAAAGTGGTAAATTCCTTCGTACTGTACGTAGATACTTGCTTATGATATACTGTATGCAATGTATTAAAGGATACGGGTTATATTTCATTTTCCGGTAAGCAGTACTTACCGGCTTTTTTGATATGGACAATTTTTTGTCTACCAAAATATATCTTTTAAATTTTTTAATCAATAGTTAGAAATAGGGTTATGCTAAAGAAGAAAGAGCAACCCTAACAAGAATTAGGAGAAAATATATGAATAGTAAAAATAACATTTTATTTATTCCATTAGGTGGAGTAAATGAAATAGGAAAAAATATGTATGCCCTTCGATATCAAGATGATATTATCGTTATCGATGCGGGTATCATGTTTCCTGACGATGAATTATTAGGAATAGACTATGTTATTCCCGACATGACGTATTTAATAGAAAATCGTAATTTAGTGAAAGCCATATTTTTAACCCATGGACATGAAGATCATATAGGAGCTATTTCTTATTTATTACAAGAAATTAATGTTCCTGTTTATGGAACAAAACTGACCCTAGGTTTAGTTGAATGTAAGCTAAAGGATTACGATATTACAAACTATACCTTAAATGTTGTTGAAATTGGCGATGTTATTGGAGCAGGATCTTTTGCAATTGAGTTTATTCGTGTTAATCACAGTATTCCAGATGGTGCTGCCTTAGCCATAAATACCCCTGCTGGTATTATTCTACACACAGGTGACTTTAAATTTGATCAAACCCCTGTAGACGGCAATGTTACAGACTATCATCGACTAGCAGACTATGGAGACACAGGAGTATTGGCCTTGTTTTGTGATGTAACAAACGCTATTCATTCTGGTTATACTCCATCCGAAAAAGTAGTGGGTGATGTTCTTGATAATATTATTAGAAATACTACAAATAGAATAATAATGGCTACCTTTGCTTCTAATATTCATAGAATACAGCAAATATTTCAACTAGCTCATAAACACGATCGTAAAGTTGCTGTTATTGGCAGAAGCATGGTTAATAATGTAAGGATATCAAACGAATTAGGCTACTTAGATATTCCCCCTAATACCTATATTGAAACTGAGGATACAGATTTATATCCACCAGAAAAAATACTAATCATTTCAACAGGTAGTCAAGGTGAGCCTTTAGCGGCACTTACTAGAATGGCCTTTAATAGACATGCTCAAATAAAAATTGGAACTCACGACACAGTAATTATGTCAAGCAGCCCTATTCCAGGCAACGAAAAACTAGTTAATAGAATCATTAATGCTTTAACATATAATGGAGCCACCGTTATTACTACAAGAGATGCTCAGGTACATGTATCTGGTCACGCCAGTGCTGAGGAGCTAAAAATGATGTTACACTTGGTAAAGCCCAAGTATGTAATACCGTTTCATGGCGAATATCAGCATAAAAATGCCTATAGACTAATTGCAACTAGTTTAGGTATTGATCCAAATAATATTTTTATGCTCAATAATGGCGATGTATTAGTAATGAACGAAAAAGAAGCATTAGTATCAGATACTGTTGAATCAGGTAGAATTTTAATAGATGGAAGAGGCATTGGGGATGTTGGTAAAGTTGTATTAAGAGATCGCCATATGTTAGCTCAATATGGAGTACTAACATCTGTAGTTGCAATTAATAAACAATCTCGACAAATTTTAAGTGGTCCAACAATAGTTACTCGTGGGTTTGTATATGTTAAAGAATCAGAAGATTTACTTGATGAGGCAGCTCATAAGGTGCGTCTAGCTCTGGAAGATCAGCTAGCCTCGGGCATAACTGATTGGGCGCCACTAAAAAATAGAATGAGACAGGTATTACAAAACTATTTATATGAGCAAACAGGAAGAAGACCAATGATTTTACCAATAATTATGGAAATATAACTTTTAAATGGGCTTTCACTACAGTGAAAGCCCATTTTTTACTTTAATATTTATTTGACTATGACGTAAATAAATATTATTATATTAATAGAATAATATATTCGATTTAAATTGAATATATTAATAACAGGAATATTGTTTTAGTAAGCAGTTATAAAATTCTTAATAAAATTAAGTTTGGAGCG
This Clostridium sp. 'deep sea' DNA region includes the following protein-coding sequences:
- the uvrB gene encoding excinuclease ABC subunit UvrB, giving the protein MSENKFKLVSQYTPKGDQPNAINELANGLNDGLKHQVLLGVTGSGKTYTIANVIEKVQRPTLVLAHNKTLAAQLCSEFKEFFPNNAVEYFVSYYDYYQPEAYVPSTDTYIEKDASINDEIDKLRHSATSALSERRDVIIVASISCIYGLGSPEYYYKLALSLRPGMVRSRDEILRHLVDIQYTRNDMNFQRGTFRVRGDILEVFPASNNEIAIRVEFWGDEIERITEINSLTGEIMADRNHVAIYPKSHFVTSEENIERAAIDIEAELEVQLKNMRDAGKLLEAQRLEQRTRYDLEMIRELGFCKGIENYSRHLDGRKEGDPSYTLIDYFPDDFLMVVDESHVSMPQARGMYFGDRSRKMTLVDHGFRLPSAVDNRPLKFEELVERLKQVIYVSATPGPYELEKKQKLVEQIIRPTGLIDPMIEVRPIDGQIDDLYSEILKTIAKEERVLVTTLTKRMAEDLTDYFKEQGLRVKYLHHDIDAIERMELIRDLRVGAYDILIGINLLREGLDIPEVSLVTILDADKEGFLRSETSLVQTIGRAARNSNGKVIMYADRMTGSMERAINETNRRRNIQVNYNQEHNITPQTIKKSVRGLLKVSKVAEEQADYLSTKSIKRLSRLDAKQLIMNLEQEMLQAAKELEFEKASELRDLIRDIKKRKKLR
- a CDS encoding peptidoglycan DD-metalloendopeptidase family protein, whose translation is MGKLKKLSVILIVVLLVMQVTITEAKDAGQLQKELMDAKNDLSSLKDKIDANDNKQKATAYQLKKLNSQITETERKINVLEEKIVELETSISNSEQALDQELENLKEREDLLGGRVQAIYKYSSLSYVSILFKSESLADFLSRYTMMRKLITVDRELIKEISDKRVQLEAEKKSLEEAKQAMELQRETVECRRTEYQTRSAQRNALMKSLKEDKKEFEKALNDLEETSKKLEKELQAMGEPSSVGTGKFTWPTPGTTWVTSPFGYRNHPVTGKRSFHRGIDIGIGYGKNIYASDGGTVVHSGSYGNYGLAVVINHGNGKSSLYAHNSKLLVKKGQVVSKGQLISKCGITGLSTGPHLHFEIRNNGTPSNPMNYVKKR
- a CDS encoding N-acetyltransferase, with amino-acid sequence MSNDFINLTTDNLFDEHLCCIIRSKKFHQGIDSKRQWLADRLNEGHVFRKLNARATVFIEYAPLETAWVPITGDNYYYVYCLWVSGSYKGKGYAKSLMQYCIADAKEKGKSGICMLGAKRQKSWLSNQSFAKKFAFEVVDTTDYGYELLALSLDGSEPRFAQNVKNQEIESEELTIYYDMQCPYVYQNIEMIKQYCEINNVPVSLIQVDTLQKAKQLPCVFNNWAVFYKGKFETVNLLLDVKTLKRILKK
- a CDS encoding TIGR04076 family protein, which translates into the protein MKKWYNEEYEWEIEVVGFLRSEHTERYCRNGEEIGDKYTCTYGCPVNADGQGICSKVMMMMYPIMEAVRSGGDLENVGGNSKYSKDIVCPDGCVRFRLTAKNLGNENFYKGKFFD
- the uvrA gene encoding excinuclease ABC subunit UvrA, whose amino-acid sequence is MAQKKIVIRGAREHNLKNIDVEIPRDNLVVITGLSGSGKSSLAFDTIYAEGQRRYVESLSAYARQFLGQMKKPDVDSIEGLSPAISIDQKTTSRNPRSTVGTVTEIYDYLRLLYARIGVPHCPNGHGPITQQTVQQIVDKILKIPEQTRFQVLAPVVRGKKGQHLNLLADLRREGYVRVRIDKKVYQLEEEIVLEKNKKHNIAVIVDRLVIKDGIKQRLTDSLETALKLGNDLVIIDVIDQEEQLYSTRYACPHCGFSLGELEPRMFSFNSPFGACSECSGLGYKREVDPNKVILDDSLSINEGAITPWNLKNTNYYPQLLKGVKKTFGIDLNKPWKELSEKDKDLMLYGNNKVKIKMKYKFIHGGVRNYETYFEGVINYLERRYEEGSENRESLEQYMSLTPCAKCKGKRLRNESLAVLVDKYNIADITNLSIKKALKAFNEFNLTEKQEFIGNQIIKEIKARLNFLNNVGLDYLTLSRKAGTLSGGEAQRIRLATQIGSGLTGVVYILDEPSIGLHQRDNSRLIQTLKRLKNLGNTLIIVEHDEETMQEADYIIDIGPRAGLHGGEIIAAGTLDEIKKIEGSITGQYLSGKMQITTPSERRQPNGKWLTVVGASENNLKDIDVSIPLGLFTCVTGVSGSGKSSLVNQILYKSLSRNLNRSKLFPGKHISIEGLEYLDKVIEIDQSPIGRTPRSNPATYTKTFDIIRDLYAETSLAKMRGYKKGRFSFNIKGGRCEACKGDGIIKIEMHFLPDVYVPCEVCGGKRYNREALQVLYKDKSIADVLEMTVDQALEFFKNVPRIAKKLQTLQDVGLGYLHLGQPATQLSGGEAQRIKLATELSKRATGKTIYILDEPTTGLHMDDISKLLTVLQRLADGGNTVVVIEHNLDVIKCADYIIDLGPEGGENGGLIIATGTPEQVANIEHSYTGQFLKKILK